A window of Cydia pomonella isolate Wapato2018A chromosome 22, ilCydPomo1, whole genome shotgun sequence contains these coding sequences:
- the LOC133529975 gene encoding zinc finger protein 271-like encodes MPLETACGKTEAVCVKTEPGETCVKEEQECEDGAWQGVSAAAAEAGLYIDHEVKDEVVLGPEEWHRPKVFQVSSDSSAACARKQRAMTCSMLLERLRGDATVHSGGKPYGCEHCGKHFGNKYILRNHIQNTHLSTEQKLFACDFCGSTFRTELLVKEHEKSEHGITNFTCAELCSDGSAARAREQLATACSVVLERLRGDATANSGGKPYSCDHCGKRFRNKSILRKHIQLTHLAIGPRQIPCDFSDSTFQSESLAMDHEKSGHGVTNSICAKLCSDGSAARAREQLATACSVVLERLRGDATANSGGKPYSCEHCGERFINKSILRNHLQYTHLSSGAKRYACDSCSFTFQTKLLVIEHEKSEHGVTNFMCAGCEYTTSSKKSLETHLKRHSSENNFNCSHCSYTSSCKSNLHKHQTIHFAGKPFECSDCDFKCRVESNLRRHKKTHNRRQQRILTGKQSNKCNYCNYKCSASSILQRHEIKHTGEKPFQCSHCDYKCNRKSHLQKHMMIHTEAKPFQCSHCNYKCSQKSDLQRHLMIHTGAKPFQCSHCDYKCRNKSHLQRHLMKHTGAEPFQCSHCDYKCKQKSNLQRHVMIHTGAKPFQCSHCDYKCRNKSHLQRHLMKHTGAKPFQCNHCDYKCSQKSELQRHLMIHTGAKPFQCSHCDYTCSRKSDLQRHLMIHTGAKPFQCSHCDYRCILKSSLQRHLMIHTGAKPFQCSHCDYKCRNKSTLQRHLMKHTGAKPFQCSHCDYKCNRKSHLQKHLMIHTGAKPFQCSHCDYKCRQKSHLQEHLMIHTGAKPFQCNHCDFKCSQKSDLQRHLTIHTGVKLFKCSNCVYKTNWKGDLLKHQMIHTD; translated from the exons ATGCCCCTAGAGACAGCATGTGGTAAGACAGAGGCGGTGTGTGTGAAGACAGAGCCCGGAGAGACGTGTGTAAAGGAGGAGCAGGAGTGTGAGGATGGCGCCTGGCAAGGAGTGAGCGCAGCAGCCGCAGAGGCTGGACTCTATATTGATCATGAGGTCAAGGATGAGGTTGTGCTTGGCCCCGAGGAGTGGCACCGACCGAAAGTGTTTCAAG TGAGTTCGGACAGCAGCGCCGCTTGCGCCAGGAAACAGCGCGCGATGACATGTTCAATGTTGCTCGAGCGCCTCCGCGGTGACGCGACTGTTCACAGTGGAGGCAAACCATACGGCTGCGAACACTGCGGCAAGCATTTcggaaacaaatatattttaagaaatcaCATACAAAACACACACTTATCGACCGAACAAAAACTATTTGCTTGTGATTTTTGTGGTTCTACATTTCGCACCGAATTGCTTGTAAAAGAACACGAGAAAAGTGAACACGGTATTACGAATTTCACGTGTGCTGAAT TGTGTTCGGACGGCAGCGCCGCCCGCGCCAGGGAACAGCTCGCGACGGCTTGTTCCGTGGTGCTCGAGCGCCTCCGCGGCGACGCCACTGCGAACAGCGGAGGCAAACCATACAGCTGCGATCACTGTGGAAAACGTTTCAGAAACAAGTCTATCTTAAGGAAACATATTCAACTCACTCACTTAGCAATCGGGCCAAGACAAATTCCATGTGATTTTAGTGATTCTACATTCCAATCTGAATCGCTTGCAATGGATCACGAGAAAAGCGGACATGGTGTTACAAATTCCATATGTGCTAAAC TGTGTTCGGACGGCAGCGCCGCCCGCGCCAGGGAACAGCTCGCGACGGCTTGTTCCGTGGTGCTCGAGCGCCTCCGCGGCGACGCCACTGCGAACAGCGGAGGCAAACCATACAGCTGCGAACACTGCGGCGaacgttttataaataagtctATTTTAAGGAATCACTTACAATATACCCACTTATCGTCTGGAGCCAAGAGATATGCTTGTGATTCTTGTAGTTTTACGTTTCAAACAAAATTGCTTGTAATAGAACACGAGAAAAGCGAACACGGTGTCACAAATTTCATGTGTGCTGGATGTGAGTATACAACAAGTTCCAAGAAAAGTTTGGAGACTCATTTAAAGAGGCACTCTTCGGAAAATAATTTCAACTGTAGTCACTGTAGTTACACAAGTTCGTGTAAAAGTAATTTACACAAACACCAAACAATACACTTTGCTGGAAAACCTTTTGAGTGTAGCGACTGTGATTTCAAATGCAGAGTTGAATCAAATCTGCGACGTCACAAGAAGACGCACAACCGGAGGCAACAGAGAATACTCACTGGAAAACAGTctaataaatgtaattattgcAACTACAAGTGCAGTGCTAGTTCTATTTTACAAAGACACGAAATAAAACATACTGGCGAGAAGCCATTTCAGTGTAGCCACTGTGATTACAAATGCAATCGGAAGTCACACTTACAAAAACACATGATGATACATACTGAGGCGAAGCCATTTCAGTGTAGCCACTGTAATTACAAATGCAGTCAAAAGTCAGACTTACAAAGACACCTGATGATACATACTGGGGCGAAGCCATTTCAGTGTAGCCACTGTGATTACAAATGCAGAAATAAGTCACACTTACAAAGACACCTGATGAAACATACTGGGGCGGAGCCATTTCAGTGTAGCCACTGTGATTACAAATGCAAACAGAAGTCAAACTTACAAAGACACGTGATGATACATACTGGGGCGAAGCCATTTCAGTGTAGCCACTGTGATTACAAATGCAGAAATAAGTCACACTTACAAAGACACCTGATGAAACATACTGGGGCGAAGCCATTTCAGTGTAACCACTGTGATTACAAATGCAGTCAGAAGTCAGAGTTACAAAGACACCTGATGATACATACTGGGGCGAAGCCATTTCAGTGTAGCCACTGTGATTACACATGCAGTCGGAAGTCAGACTTACAAAGACACCTGATGATACATACTGGAGCGAAGCCATTTCAGTGTAGCCATTGTGATTACAGATGCATTCTGAAGTCATCCTTACAAAGACACCTAATGATACATACTGGGGCGAAGCCATTTCAGTGTAGCCACTGTGATTACAAATGCAGAAATAAGTCAACCTTACAAAGACACCTGATGAAACATACTGGGGCGAAGCCATTTCAGTGTAGCCACTGTGATTACAAATGCAATCGGAAGTCACACTTACAAAAACACCTAATGATACATACTGGGGCGAAGCCATTTCAGTGTAGCCACTGTGATTACAAATGCAGACAGAAGTCACACTTACAAGAACACCTGATGATACATACTGGGGCGAAGCCATTTCAGTGTAACCACTGTGATTTCAAATGCAGTCAAAAGTCAGACTTACAAAGACACCTGACGATACATACTGGGGTGAAGCTATTCAAATGTAGCAATTGCGTATATAAGACCAATTGGAAAGGAGACTTGCTAAAACATCAGATGATACATACTGActaa